One window of the Oncorhynchus keta strain PuntledgeMale-10-30-2019 unplaced genomic scaffold, Oket_V2 Un_contig_9413_pilon_pilon, whole genome shotgun sequence genome contains the following:
- the LOC118367373 gene encoding uncharacterized protein LOC118367373 — protein METWHIFVWRICLILALLPHLHQCLSVHFQNKDLLYVALGGDLVLQTQFQITPTEKIVMVIWDYKTEKGQGQVRLANHQDSPGNPIDQKGALFRLENINSSNYGVYIITVTNQMGNEEAAQILVRESVAAPVASLSLQCEVANDRAQWDSPVVSWLVDGVEVSNQTANLCRWQEPIHVWNEGPQLYMCGQQQSGTSVTNYITDSPTPSQSNQSCETWCFVILATIVIISIIIIVILKKCGCLSWRCKQRTTNGII, from the exons ATGGAAACATGGCATATCTTCGTCTGGCGTATTTGTCTGATCCTGGCCCTCT TGCCGCATCTCCACCAGTGCCTGTCAGTGCATTTCCAGAACAAGGATCTCCTTTATGTGGCTCTGGGGGGAGACCTGGTCCTGCAGACCCAGTTCCAGATTACACCAACAGAGAAGATCGTCATGGTGATTTGGGACTACAAGACTGAGAAGGGCCAGGGCCAGGTCAGGCTGGCCAATCACCAAGATTCACCTGGCAATCCAATAGACCAGAAGGGGGCCTTATTTAGGTTGGAGAATATAAATTCATCTAACTATGgagtctacatcatcactgtgacTAACCAGATGGGGAACGAGGAAGCAGCACAGATACTTGTTAGAGAGAGTG TTGCTGCTCCTGTGgcgtctctgtccctccagtgtGAGGTGGCCAATGACAGGGCACAGTGGGACAGCCCAGTGGTTTCCTGGTTGGTGGATGGGGTAGAGGTCTCCAATCAGACAGCCAATCTCTGCAGATGGCAGGAACCTATACATGTCTGGAATGAAGGGCCACAACTATACATGTGTGGTCAACAGCAGTCTGGGACTAGTGTTACAAACTACATCACTG ATTCTCCTACACCATCCCAAAGTAACCAATCCTGTGAGACTTGGTGTTTTGTAATATTGGCCACCATCGtcatcatcagcatcatcatcatagtgATTCTAAAGAAATGTGGATGTCTCTCCTG GAGATGCAAACAGAGGACGACGAATGGGATTATATGA